tAGAATCGTGATTTTTAacgtgtcaatttttttttcatctaaaaattttctttaaccAATAAATGAAAAGCACAATATATAATcataaatcaaaaaaaatatcaaaatgtcAAAGCATGTTTCATAAGTTGAAATCCAGGATCTTATTGTTGAATAAAAACGAGAAATTTTCACCTCAATTTTGCGTGGCACGTTTAGGATGACTTTAGAGTTCCACGTTCAGAAATTTTCATCCTGTCAATTCTGTTACTGTCCTCTTTTTGTCAACAAGATAACTTATTAGGCATGCAACACAAAATGAAATAAGTGCATTTAGTGTCAGGAATTAATACTAaccaaacataaaaatatatctaatttttctatatttttcatTGATGTGATTATGCAGCCAACATCATTCTCACAAACTCCTCATAATCAACGAGACCGTCACCATCTAAATCAGCCTCTTTCACCATCTGTGCCACTTCTTCATCAGTCACCTTCTCTCCAATTGTCCTCATTACGGACCTCAACTGCACCCACACACGTATACACATTAACCCtttttattcaaaacaaaactCAATTAACACTCATAATCTCTCACTAATCAACAAATTTAACCTCACTGGCCGATATATAACCATCTTGATCTTTGTCAAACACTCTAAAAGCTTCCTTCAGTTCCTCTTCTGCTTCACTT
This portion of the Vigna unguiculata cultivar IT97K-499-35 chromosome 6, ASM411807v1, whole genome shotgun sequence genome encodes:
- the LOC114187439 gene encoding calmodulin-like protein 11 isoform X2 yields the protein MEMKKGCINIEELGTAIRSLDENPTLEELQIMMSEVDTDGNGTIEFGEFLNLMARKMKESEAEEELKEAFRVFDKDQDGYISASELRSVMRTIGEKVTDEEVAQMVKEADLDGDGLVDYEEFVRMMLAA